One genomic segment of Ricinus communis isolate WT05 ecotype wild-type chromosome 5, ASM1957865v1, whole genome shotgun sequence includes these proteins:
- the LOC8281789 gene encoding cyclin-dependent protein kinase inhibitor SMR6: MGFSKKSQVDSGLDSEGKKWVIAGIAIRTSLKPISTRPRAKASENGDDSEEEQCSTTPTAKESRIPERLPCPPAPRKRRPSRCNYNSGVREFFSPPDLESVFKCYVEKAN, translated from the coding sequence ATGGGGTTCTCTAAGAAATCACAAGTGGACTCTGGGTTAGATTCAGAAGGGAAGAAATGGGTGATTGCTGGAATCGCTATTAGGACTTCCCTGAAGCCTATAAGCACGAGGCCAAGAGCTAAAGCTAGCGAAAACGGCGATGATAGTGAAGAAGAGCAGTGTTCCACTACTCCAACTGCAAAAGAATCAAGAATACCAGAAAGATTGCCATGCCCGCCTGCTCCAAGAAAGCGAAGGCCTTCTAGGTGTAACTATAACAGTGGTGTTAGAGAGTTCTTTAGCCCTCCTGACTTGGAATCAGTATTTAAATGCTATGTTGAGAAAGCAAATTGA
- the LOC8281790 gene encoding F-box/LRR-repeat protein 20 encodes MDNLLCDELLQEIFAKITKSSSSSQSSSSLSVSLVSKRWLHLYRTSKTSLSLRLNLDNSTIQSLSSLLANYPFLSSLSLIFSSDPAITTNSTTTTTTAFNDHLLFIVSTFCSKLKHLRFLTGPVSTSSLLSLSNSCTLLTSLTIFLSKPVFLNWIACFSCLKELSIYVSSIEGAEDGFRGSGLCLNEEADAELSLESLYLSGIKRDDSGFGWLWRSCKKLKKLQLKSCEGIGDGGSFLSFVTCLRGIQEVELRTCRSIIHGVLLRLAENCDSLNSLLIYDGGSREGLLHFISNCRCDLQKLDFRLPLDLNNDHLLAIAMNFRNLSILRLQSCCLVTGEGLKALGIAVSPVLQELALINCDVVERESGLLATLGQNLRQLKKLDLSHNEFLLDKEFISMLVSCNSLVELKLRGCKRVTGMAMLCMFRNCKRLECVDIMHCCGIEAEAIELFFLNSPRLRCVQVEESKLSDVARKWAEHNFIEVVA; translated from the coding sequence ATGGATAATTTGTTATGTGATGAATTGCTTCAAGAAATTTTtgcaaaaatcacaaaatcatcatcttcatcacaATCATCGTCTTCTTTATCTGTTTCTTTAGTTTCTAAGCGGTGGCTACACCTCTACCGCACTTCAAAAACCTCTCTTTCTCTAAGGCTGAATCTTGATAATTCAACAATTCAATCTTTATCTTCTCTTCTTGCCAActacccttttctttcatctctTTCTCTCATCTTCTCCTCTGACCCTGCCATAACAACAAATTCAacaaccaccaccaccacagCTTTTAATGatcatcttctttttatagTGTCAACTTTTTGCTCCAAGCTTAAACACCTCAGGTTCTTGACTGGTCCTGTCTCTACTTCTTCTCTCCTTTCCCTCTCTAATTCTTGTACCCTTCTCACTTCTCTTACTATATTTCTGTCTAAGCCTGTTTTCTTGAACTGGATTGCctgtttttcttgtttgaagGAGCTATCTATTTATGTTTCTTCAATTGAAGGTGCTGAGGATGGTTTCAGGGGATCTGGGTTGTGTTTAAATGAAGAAGCTGATGCAGAGTTGAGTTTAGAGAGTCTATATTTATCAGGGATTAAAAGAGATGATTCTGGTTTCGGTTGGTTATGGAGGAGTTGCAAAAAGCTCAAGAAATTGCAGCTTAAGAGTTGTGAAGGTATTGGTGATGGAGGTTCCTTTCTGTCTTTTGTTACCTGCTTAAGGGGTATTCAAGAAGTGGAGCTAAGAACTTGTAGAAGTATAATTCATGGAGTTTTACTAAGATTGGCTGAGAATTGTGATTCTTTGAactctcttttaatttatgatgGTGGTAGTAGAGAAGGTttacttcattttattagtaattGCAGATGTGATTTGCAGAAACTTGATTTTCGATTACCTTTAGACCTTAATAATGACCATCTCTTGGCTATTGCAATGAATTTCAGAAATCTCTCAATTCTTAGGCTTCAAAGTTGCTGTCTTGTTACTGGGGAAGGGCTAAAAGCTCTTGGAATTGCTGTGAGTCCAGTGCTTCAAGAATTGGCATTGATAAATTGTGATGTTGTCGAAAGAGAATCCGGATTGCTTGCTACATTAGGTCAGAATTTGAGGCAACTGAAGAAATTAGACTTGTCTCATAATGAGTTCTTGCTTGATAAGGAGTTCATTTCAATGCTAGTTTCTTGCAATTCTTTGGTTGAATTGAAGTTAAGAGGCTGCAAAAGAGTTACTGGCATGGCAATGCTATGTATGTTCAGGAATTGCAAGAGATTAGAATGTGTGGATATCATGCACTGCTGTGGGATTGAAGCTGAGGctattgagttatttttcctCAATTCTCCAAGACTGAGATGTGTCCAAGTTGAAGAAAGCAAGCTTTCTGATGTTGCTAGGAAATGGGCAGAGCATAATTTCATCGAAGTTGTTGCTTAA
- the LOC8281791 gene encoding glycosylphosphatidylinositol anchor attachment 1 protein — protein MANAEQEKETPKKIRPRPIVRLGIFLISHSLFFSVICCIAGVLALLLLPVLAKNTYISENALMPGSASSMLSNHDILQANKLVEDLYSCNLGPEDKGIEGRGVLARYMLDMGAEVSYHKFHPQLNQFHPLHFFSNPDSGIMRENFSCSPYGINTVGIIRAPRGDGKEAIVLVTPYNFGKSDPSEALSLGIAYSVFSLLSRVTWLAKDIIWLVADSQYGEYVPVAAWLRDYHTPAFTGLASVNADACLRGSNLYVLEENYVAQRKIYDGFRRAGTMAAALVVKVTDRNELWDDTLSIYPEASNGQMPNLDLINVVNYLAVHRQGLHVKVQKLWSQLNLKWLEILGKVFEFIGKEARSLNPNWKFGIPAADYIEGAVTLASSLYHQALGIPTGPHGAFRDFQVDAITLEISPKVSSNNKARRNEFILRGGRLIEGVIRSVNNLLEKFHQSFFLYLLTSPSKFVSVGVYMIAFALLVAPLPLVAASLYADANKLDLGLKDGKSTCKVTESNKTDITKSNETEIMESNERNINGSNVTSKATESNETDVTDSNEKDITELKKDITFRPWKWVNAAKEVFFFHIWGTVVALLPYYICQIPDWSPTASSISWILLSMLSLLILYLILGSPFLHYYVSECQQGQWAILKSVTISAVFIGLLLMSVVNFATAEIGALIIVPTCLMAHPLKLDIRTKSLGSFLRLVCNLILGFIALPPVAFFLSKGIIEGNDSINVGDFWSWVESLWAWNSATYIYVGMVHLPCWVLCIHILFHSC, from the exons ATGGCAAATGCAGAGCAAGAGAAGGAGACCCCGAAGAAGATCAGGCCGAGACCAATCGTGCGTCTCGGGATCTTCCTCATTTCTCACAGCCTCTTCTTTAG tgTAATCTGTTGTATCGCTGGAGTTTTAGCTCTCTTGTTACTTCCAGTTCTCGCCAAGAACACTTACATTTCCGAAAATGCCCTCATGCCTGGTTCTGCAAGTTCCATGCTTTCAAATCATGACATTCTACAAGCAAATAAATTGGTGGAGGACTTATATAGCTGCAATTTGGGACCTGAAGACAAAGGCAT AGAAGGACGAGGGGTACTAGCGAGATATATGTTAGACATGGGTGCTGAAGTTAGTTACCATAAGTTCCATCCGCAGCTGAATCAATTCCATCCacttcatttcttttccaaTCCTGATTCTGGGATAATGAGAGAGAACTTTAGCTGCTCACCATATGGTATCAACACTGTTGGAATAATAAGAGCACCTCGTGGTGACGGTAAGGAAGCTATCGTGTTGGTGACACCTTACAATTTTGGAAAGAGCGATCCCAGTGAAGCATTATCTTTGGGTATTGCATACTCAGTATTTTCTTTGCTCAGCAGAGTTACATGGTTGGCCAAGGATATTATTTGGCTTGTTGCTGATTCACAGTATGGTGAATATGTCCCTGTTGCTGCTTGGCTGAGAGATTATCACACACCAGCATTTACTGGTTTGGCTTCTGTAAATGCTGATGCATGTCTCAGAGGTAGTAATCTTTATGTATTGGAAGAAAATTATGTTGCACAAAGAAAGATATATGATGGTTTTAGACGTGCTGGGACCATGGCTGCCGCCTTGGTTGTTAAGGTTACAGATAGAAATGAACTGTGGGATGATACTCTTAGTATCTATCCTGAGGCATCGAATGGGCAGATGCCAAACCTAGACCTCATTAATGTTGTGAATTATTTAGCTGTTCATAGGCAAGGTTTGCATGTAAAGGTTCAGAAATTGTGGTCTCAACTTAATCTAAAATGGCTTGAAATTTTGGGAAAAGTATTTGAATTTATAGGAAAAGAGGCCAGAAGTTTGAATCCCAACTGGAAGTTTGGCATTCCAGCTGCGGATTATATTGAAGGTGCTGTTACCCTTGCAAGTTCATTGTATCACCAG GCACTGGGCATTCCCACAGGTCCCCATGGTGCCTTCCGTGATTTCCAAGTCGATGCAATTACTTTGGAGATTTCACCCAAAGTTTCTTCTAATAATAAAGCCAGACGGAATGAGTTTATTCTGCGAGGTGGCAG GTTGATTGAAGGAGTTATAAGATCAGTAAATAATCTCCTTGAGAAGTTTCACCAGTCATTTTTCCTGTATCTATTAACATCTCCTAGCAAGTTTGTTTCGGTTGGAGTGTATATGATCGCTTTTGCCCTCCTTGTAGCTCCACTTCCCTTGGTTGCTGCTTCCCTTTATGCTGATGCTAATAAATTGGATCTTGGCTTGAAAGATGGAAAATCTACTTGTAAAGTCACTGAATCAAATAAGACAGACATCACTAAATCAAATGAGACAGAAATCATGGAATCAAATGAGAGAAACATCAATGGATCTAATGTTACTTCTAAAGCCACTGAATCAAATGAGACAGATGTCACTGACTCGAATGAGAAAGACATTACTGAATTGAAGAAAGACATCACATTCAGGCCATGGAAATGGGTCAATGCAGCAAAAgaagtgtttttctttcatatatgGGGTACAGTAGTTGCTTTGCTGCCATATTACATTTGTCAAATACCAGATTGGAGCCCAACAGCCAGTTCTATCAGCTGGATATTGCTTTCTATGCTTAGCCTCCTAATCTTGTACCTGATCTTGGGTTCACCATTTTTGCATTACTACGTATCTGAATGTCAGCAAGGCCAATGGGCTATTTTAAAATCAGTGACCATATCAGCTGTATTCATTGGTTTACTGCTCATGTCAGTGGTTAATTTTGCTACCGCAGAAATTGGGGCATTAATAATAGTGCCTACTTGTTTGATGGCTCATCCATTGAAGCTTGACATTAGAACTAAAAGTCTGGGGAGTTTCTTGAGGCTTGTTTGTAATCTGATTTTGGGTTTTATTGCACTTCCACCAGTTGCATTTTTCCTGTCAAAAGGTATAATTGAAGGTAACGACAGCATTAATGTTGGCGACTTCTGGAGCTGGGTGGAGTCCCTTTGGGCATGGAACAGTGCAACTTACATCTATGTAGGTATGGTCCACTTGCCATGTTGGGTTTTATGCATAcacattttatttcattcttGTTGA